Proteins from one Hemiscyllium ocellatum isolate sHemOce1 chromosome 8, sHemOce1.pat.X.cur, whole genome shotgun sequence genomic window:
- the LOC132818304 gene encoding guanine nucleotide-binding protein G(I)/G(S)/G(O) subunit gamma-2, with product MASNNTTGIAQARKMVEQLKMEANIDRIKVSKAAADLMAYCEAHAKEDPLLTPVPASENPFREKKFFCAVL from the exons ATGGCTAGCAACAACACAACAGGCATAGCACAAGCCAGAAAGATGGTGGAACAACTAAAAATGGAAGCCAACATTGATAGAATAAAG GTATCCAAAGCAGCAGCAGATTTGATGGCTTACTGCGAAGCCCATGCTAAAGAAGATCCTTTGCTGACACCAGTTCCTGCATCAGAAAACCCCTTCAGAGAGAAGAAGTTCTTTTGTGCTGTCCTGTAA